The Coleofasciculaceae cyanobacterium genome has a segment encoding these proteins:
- a CDS encoding transposase, translating to MKTYKFKLYQSKQNKRIPCQINASANVYNHCIALHLPYYKMFRKHLNMYKLMKHIAKLRKRIKYWQQVGSQAVQEICQRIDKAYKLFFKQFNRGTRPPGFKKTRKYKSFTLKQSGYKFLSGNKVRIGNRVYKFSKSTEILGKVKTLTVKRNNLGKLFILVVTDYVGELIAPVTGKIAGWDFGLKTFLTGSDNTSIKSPLFFNQSRNRLKAASRNLSSKKKGSNAARTRTCLQALIL from the coding sequence ATGAAAACGTATAAATTCAAGTTGTATCAATCTAAGCAAAATAAGCGTATTCCCTGCCAAATCAATGCTAGCGCAAATGTTTATAATCATTGTATTGCTTTGCATCTACCATACTACAAGATGTTTAGAAAGCACTTGAATATGTACAAATTAATGAAGCATATCGCCAAACTGCGTAAGCGGATAAAATACTGGCAACAAGTTGGTAGTCAAGCGGTACAAGAGATTTGTCAGCGAATAGACAAAGCCTACAAGCTTTTTTTCAAGCAGTTTAACAGAGGTACTAGACCGCCTGGTTTTAAAAAGACTAGAAAATACAAATCTTTCACTCTTAAACAATCTGGATATAAGTTTTTATCTGGCAATAAAGTACGCATTGGCAACAGGGTTTATAAGTTTTCAAAAAGCACAGAGATACTTGGGAAGGTTAAGACACTAACTGTTAAAAGAAACAATCTAGGTAAACTATTCATTTTGGTTGTGACGGACTATGTTGGAGAATTAATCGCACCAGTGACGGGTAAAATCGCCGGGTGGGATTTTGGCTTAAAAACATTTTTAACAGGCAGTGACAATACATCTATTAAATCTCCTTTGTTTTTCAATCAGTCTAGGAATAGGCTAAAAGCAGCTAGCAGGAATTTATCTAGTAA